The stretch of DNA CGAACGAGTGGTAGCCGCGGAGCTGGTCGACGGCGAGGCCGAGCGACACCAGGGCGAGACAGACCACCGGCCACCGCCGGCGCACGGCGAGCGGCAGGCACTGGAGGGCGACCGCCACGATGGCCAGCGCGTCGAAGGGGCGGGCCGGCAGGCCGCCCAGCTGCGTCCCGTGGTTGTGGAACTCCGGGATGAGCGACCCGGCGAGGATCAGCAGCCCGAGCGGGAGATCCCGGACCGTGACATCGAACCGGTGCCACATCTCCGGGACACGTCGAACACTGATCACCGGGCGAGTCTAGCGGTGGTGGCGGGCCCGAACAGGACACCGCGGAACGGCGGTTCCCCCGCCACCGCGGCGGCGGCCACGACCTTCCGGAATGCGTGCACGACCCCGTGGCGCACAACGGCCGGACACTCGCCGTCGCCGAGCGCGATCCGCGAACAGCTCACCGGCAGCGGTCCCGGCGCGTAGGCCCGGCCCGGTCCGGCCGCGTTCACACCTCGGGATCGATCTTCGAGGAGAGGAGGAACAGACCGAAGGCGACCACCAGGAGGGGTGGCTACGGGCGTGGTGCAGCGGGCGGGGCGCGAGCCGGCGCCACGGCAGCCACGCCTGGCGGATGGCGGATGGCGATCCACACCAGTGCGGGAAGGCACTCACCGAGGCGTTCGGCTGAGCCAACCGCGTTTTCCCTGATGGCGCACGGCGTGTCACAGATGCGGGCGGTGCCTTTTCTTCCGTGTGCCGGAGCGCGTGATCAAGGCCGGTGAGACGCTCTTCGAGCCCGGCGGTGACGTGATCCACTACCAGAACGGCAACGCCCTGTCGGACGCCCCGAGCAAGTTCGTGGTGTTCATGCTGTGCGCGCCGGGCCAGCCGATGCTCACGCTGGTCGACGAGGAGGAGTTGGCGAAGCGGGCTCATCTGCGCCATCCGCGGCCCACGGATCGACCTGCGGCGGCGGCCGCGGCTGACGCGGCCATCCGCGCGCGGCGGATGGCTCGGTGGAGCCGATCGTCTCCCGCACAGGCACAGGCACAGGCACAGGCTCACGCACAGGCACACCGCCATGGTTCCGGCCACGGCGGTGCCGCCGTGTACGGTCCCCGGCATGAACGTGGCGGCGCCGCACACCCCTTGACCCGCGCCCGGGTCGGCGAGACACCGTGAACGTCATCGACACCCAACCACCACGGGAGCGCGCCATGCGTGATCTGACCAGCGACACCATCACCGATGCCGTGATCTCCACCATGCGGGACACCGAGGACGCCCGCGTCGCGGAGATCCTGGAATCGCTGGTGCGGCACCTCCACGCCTTCGTCCGCGATGTCGGGCTGACGGAGGAGGAGTGGGCCCGGGGAGTGGACTTCCTGACGCGCACCGGCCAGATGTGCACATCGACGCGCCAGGAGTTCATCCTGCTGTCCGATGTGCTGGGCATCACCATGCTGGTCGACTCCCTGAGCAACCGACGACCCACGGAAACCACCCAGAACAGCGTCCTGGGCCCCTTCTTCAGGGAGGACAGGCCGCACCACGCCGACGCCGCCGACATCTCCGGGGGTCTGCCCGGCACGCCGCTGTTCTTCGAGGGACGGGTCGTGAACCGTGCGGGAGCGCCGGTGGCCGACGCGGCGGTGGACGTCTGGCACAGTGACGGGGACGGCCACTACGACGTGGAGGTGTCCGGCCAGGCCGACCCGGCCATGCGCGCGCTGTTCCGCACCGACGAGACGGGACACTTCGGTTTCCGTTCCATCCGCCCGTCCAGCTACCCGATCCCCGGCGACGGCCCGGTCGGCGAACTCCTGGGCGCCACCGGCAGGTCGCTGATGCGGCCCGCCCATGTGCACCTGCTGATCGAGGCTGAGGGCTTCCAGCGCGTGACCACCATGCTGTTCCCGTCGGACGACTCGTACCTCGACACGGATCCGGTGTTCGGGGTCAAGGAGTCGCTGATCACGTCCTATGACACCTACGAGGCCGGTGCCGGGCCCTGCCGCGAGCTGACCGACGAGCCGTACACCGTGCTACGGCACACCTTCGTCCTCGAACCCCGCCCCGCGGACTCGCCTGGGTGACCCCTCACTCCGCCGCGGCACGGCGCAGCAGCGGGGTGAGGCGGTGCGGCACCAGCTCGCGCATGGCCAGGGCCGTCGCCGTGCGTTCGATGCCCGGAACGGCGAGGATCCGCCCCGCGATCCGGTACAGGTCCTCCGCGTCCGCGGCGACCACCCGTACCAGCAGATCCGTCTCGCCGCTGAGGCCGAAGACCTCCACGACTTCGGCGATGCCCGCCAGCGCCTCGGACACCTCGGCCAGCCGGCGCTGATCGACCCGCGCGGTGACGAACGCGGTGAGCGGGTGACCCAGTGCCTTCGGGGTGATCCGCCGCTCGAAGGAGCCCAGCGCGCCGCCCTGCTCCATTCTGGCCACCCGCGCCTGGACGGTGTTGCGGGACAGCCCCAGCTGCTCGGCCAGGGCGACGACGGTGGCCCGTGGCTGGGCGGCGAGGGCGAGCAGGATCCGCGCGTCGGTGGCGTCCACGCCTCGCTCACTGTTCATAGTGCTCAATCGACGTCCCTCATTCGACCCGGAGCATGAGCAGAATGCTCAACGAAAGAGCAGCATCTTGTGCAGCTGAAGAGCTATCTGTCTACTGGCGGAGCACAAATTCAGTTTTTCCACGGCGTGGTGCGGACAGCGGAGGCGGTCGGTGATGGTCCTGGACCCGGAGCTGAGAGCGATCGGCGGCAACGGCTCGGGCGGTGCCCGGGCGGAGGAGCTCGCCGTGCTGGAGGCGGTCGGGCAGCGGGTGCTGTGGCTGTCCACCGCGATCATCGACCACGCCAACCGGGTGCGGCCGAACCCCTCGGGGCTGAAGGTCGGCGGTCACCAGGCGTCCAGCGCCTCGATGTCCTCGATCATGACGGCGCTGTGGTTCCACGCGCTGACCGCCGAGGACCGGGTGTCGGTCAAACCCCATGCCTCACCCGTGCTGCACGCCATCAACTACCTGCTGGGCGAGCTGGACGAGTCCTACCTGACCACCCTGCGCGCCTTCGGCGGCCTCCAGAGCTACCCCAGCCGGGCCAAGGACCCCGACCCGGTCGACTACTCCACCGGCTCGGTCGGCATCGGTGCCACCGCCCCCCTGTGGGGCGCCCTCGCACGGCGTTATGTGGAGGGCCACTTCAGCGGGGCCGGAAGGGGACGGCAGTACTCCCTGCTGGGCGACGCGGAGCTGGACGAGGGCGCGATCTGGGAGGCGATCCAGGACCCGATGGTGCCCAGCCTGGGCGAGGCGGTGTGGGTCGTCGACCTCAACCGGCAGTCCCTGGACCGGGTCGTCCCCGGCATCGCCGCGGACCGGCTCCAGGGCATGTTCGCCGCGGCCGGCTGGCAGGTCATCACCCTCAAGTACGGGCACGCGCTGCGGGAGTTGTTCGCGCGGCCGGGCGGCGAGGCCCTGCACGCCCGCATCGACGCCATGGACAACCCCGAGTACCAGCGCCTGCTGCGCTGCTCCGCCGACGAACTGCGCGAGCGTCTGCCCGGCACCGGCTCCACCGCCGGACCGATCGCCGACCTCATCGCCCCCCTGGACGACGCCTCGCTGCTGGCGGCGCTGCGCAACCTGGGCGGGCACGACATCGGCGCGCTGATGGACGCGTTCGACAGCGTCGACGACACCCGGCCGACCGTCATCTTCGCGTACACGGTGAAGGGCTACGGACTGCCCACCGAGGGCCACCCGCAGAACCACTCCTCGCTGCTGACCGCCGACCAGATGAGGACCCTGGCCGACCGGCTGGGAACGGACCCCGACCGGCCGTGGGCCGCCTTCGCCGCCGGATCGCCGGAAGCGGCCCGGGTCGCGGCGGCCGCCAGGCGGCTGCGCCGCCCCCGACACGCGGCGCGGCGGCCCCCCGAGGTCCCCGCCGACCTCGCCCGCCCGGCACCGACCGGCTCCGGCAACACCCAGCAGGCCCTCGGACGTGTCCTGTTGGACCTCACCCGGCGGGCGCCGGAGGCGGCCGCCCGGATCGTCACCGTCAGCCCGGACGTCAGCTCCACCACCAACCTCGGCGGCTGGCTCAACAAGGTCGGTGTGTGGTCCCCGGCCGAGCGCCCCAACTGGTTCGCCGATGACGCCGAGACGATCCTGCACTGGCGGGAGCGGCCCACGGGTCAGCATGTGG from Streptomyces asiaticus encodes:
- a CDS encoding dioxygenase, translated to MRDLTSDTITDAVISTMRDTEDARVAEILESLVRHLHAFVRDVGLTEEEWARGVDFLTRTGQMCTSTRQEFILLSDVLGITMLVDSLSNRRPTETTQNSVLGPFFREDRPHHADAADISGGLPGTPLFFEGRVVNRAGAPVADAAVDVWHSDGDGHYDVEVSGQADPAMRALFRTDETGHFGFRSIRPSSYPIPGDGPVGELLGATGRSLMRPAHVHLLIEAEGFQRVTTMLFPSDDSYLDTDPVFGVKESLITSYDTYEAGAGPCRELTDEPYTVLRHTFVLEPRPADSPG
- a CDS encoding Lrp/AsnC family transcriptional regulator, producing the protein MNSERGVDATDARILLALAAQPRATVVALAEQLGLSRNTVQARVARMEQGGALGSFERRITPKALGHPLTAFVTARVDQRRLAEVSEALAGIAEVVEVFGLSGETDLLVRVVAADAEDLYRIAGRILAVPGIERTATALAMRELVPHRLTPLLRRAAAE
- a CDS encoding transketolase-like TK C-terminal-containing protein, with product MVLDPELRAIGGNGSGGARAEELAVLEAVGQRVLWLSTAIIDHANRVRPNPSGLKVGGHQASSASMSSIMTALWFHALTAEDRVSVKPHASPVLHAINYLLGELDESYLTTLRAFGGLQSYPSRAKDPDPVDYSTGSVGIGATAPLWGALARRYVEGHFSGAGRGRQYSLLGDAELDEGAIWEAIQDPMVPSLGEAVWVVDLNRQSLDRVVPGIAADRLQGMFAAAGWQVITLKYGHALRELFARPGGEALHARIDAMDNPEYQRLLRCSADELRERLPGTGSTAGPIADLIAPLDDASLLAALRNLGGHDIGALMDAFDSVDDTRPTVIFAYTVKGYGLPTEGHPQNHSSLLTADQMRTLADRLGTDPDRPWAAFAAGSPEAARVAAAARRLRRPRHAARRPPEVPADLARPAPTGSGNTQQALGRVLLDLTRRAPEAAARIVTVSPDVSSTTNLGGWLNKVGVWSPAERPNWFADDAETILHWRERPTGQHVELGIAETNLVGLLGELGATWSRWGQPLLPIGVVYDPFVNRALEPWSFGIYAGGQSILVGTPSGVTLAPEGGAHQSITTPSLGIEQPGCVTYEPAFAIDTEWCLLTALGNLGRPDGSSAYLRLSTRPVDQSAADVPGDPAARERRRRQVTEGAYRLRRHEKPVVTLAAMGALIPEALAAADRLAALGHGADVVCVTSPDLLFRALQARRGLSRDPSWILDQVFPADRATPLVTVLDGHPHTLAFLSTIQNTPVTTLGVSRFGQSGSIEDVYRYHGIDTDSIVTAALDLVD